A part of Arachis hypogaea cultivar Tifrunner chromosome 12, arahy.Tifrunner.gnm2.J5K5, whole genome shotgun sequence genomic DNA contains:
- the LOC112727984 gene encoding vacuolar cation/proton exchanger 3 isoform X1, producing MGSRSHEESPWLLENGNPKVLTKDMRHGRTAHNMSSSSLRKKSELTVISKVPYGFLRNFLANLQEVFLGTKLFILFPSIPLAIIAHCFGFARPWVFAMSLLGLTVLAERVSFMTEQVACYTGPTVGGLLNATCGNATELIIAIFALSNNKIAVVKYSLLGSILSNLLLVLGTSLLCGGIANLRQEQKYERRQADVNSLMLLLGLLCHMLPLLFRYGGGSPAVVAEASLNVSRAASLVMLCAYCAYIAFQLWTHRQLFEAQVDNDDEGQNDSEEAVIGFWSGIGWLVGMTAIMDLLSEYVVQTIEDASNSWGLSVSFISIILLAIVGNAAEHAGAIIFAFKNKLDITLGVALGSATQISMFVVPVCVIVGWILGIKMDLNFNLLETGSLALAIIVTAFTLQDGTSHYMKGLVLLLCYIVIGACFFVQTTPSDQLNDEVHNVMLKPATDAVFRA from the exons ATGGGGTCTAGGAGCCATGAAGAATCACCATGGCTATTGGAAAATGGGAATCCAAAGGTGTTGACCAAGGATATGAGACATGGAAGAACAGCACACAACATGTCATCATCTTCTTTGAGGAAAAAATCTGAACTCACTGTTATTTCAAAGGTTCCCTATGGATTCCTCAGAAACTTTCTTGCTAACTTGCAAGAGGTTTTTCTTGGAACCAAGCTTTTCATTCTCTTCCCATCAATTCCTCTTGCTATCATTGCCCATTGTTTTGGTTTTGCAAGA CCATGGGTTTTTGCCATGAGCTTACTTGGTTTAACCGTACTTGCTGAAAGAGTCAGCTTCATGACTGA GCAAGTCGCTTGTTACACCGGTCCCACAG TTGGAGGACTTCTGAATGCTACATGTGGGAATGCAACAGAGCTTATCATAGCAATTTTTGCACTTAGTAACAACAAAATTGCTGTGGTCAAGTATTCTCTTCTTGGTTCTATACTTTCAAACCTTCTTTTGGTTCTTGGCACTTCCCTACTTTGTGGTGGCATTGCAAATCTTAGGCAGGAACAAAAATATGAGAGA AGGCAAGCTGATGTGAACTCTCTTATGCTGCTTCTGGGATTGTTGTGCCACATGCTCCCACTGCTGTTCAGATATGGCGGCGGCTCACCGGCTGTGGTGGCCGAGGCATCCTTGAATGTGTCTAGAGCTGCTAGCCTTGTGATGTTGTGTGCTTACTGTGCTTACATTGCCTTCCAACTTTGGACTCACCGGCAACTATTCGAAGCACAAGTAGAT AATGATGATGAAGGTCAAAATGATTCAGAAGAAGCAGTGATAGGTTTCTGGAGTGGGATTGGTTGGCTTGTTGGAATGACTGCAATTATGGATCTCTTGTCTGAATATGTGGTGCAGACTATAGAG GATGCATCAAATTCATGGGGTTTGTCTGTGAGTTTCATCAGCATAATCTTGCTCGCAATCGTTGGCAATGCCGCCGAACATGCTGGAGCTATCATATTTGCTTTCAAGAACAAACTG GACATCACATTAGGTGTTGCTTTGGGGTCTGCAACTCAGATTAGCATGTTTGTG gttccagtgtgtgtgattgttggttGGATTCTTGGCATAAAAATGGacctcaacttcaacctcttggAGACAGGTTCTCTTGCTTTGGCAATAATTGTCACAGCCTTTACATTACAG GATGGAACTTCTCACTACATGAAAGGCCTTGTTCTCCTTCTATGCTACATTGTTATTGGGGCCTGCTTTTTCGTTCAGACAACACCCTCTG ATCAACTTAATGATGAAGTTCATAATGTGATGCTTAAACCAGCAACCGATGCAGTTTTTAGAGCTTAA
- the LOC112727984 gene encoding vacuolar cation/proton exchanger 3 isoform X2, producing MDSSETFLLTCKRFFLEPSFSFSSHQFLLLSLPIVLVLQEQVACYTGPTVGGLLNATCGNATELIIAIFALSNNKIAVVKYSLLGSILSNLLLVLGTSLLCGGIANLRQEQKYERRQADVNSLMLLLGLLCHMLPLLFRYGGGSPAVVAEASLNVSRAASLVMLCAYCAYIAFQLWTHRQLFEAQVDNDDEGQNDSEEAVIGFWSGIGWLVGMTAIMDLLSEYVVQTIEDASNSWGLSVSFISIILLAIVGNAAEHAGAIIFAFKNKLDITLGVALGSATQISMFVVPVCVIVGWILGIKMDLNFNLLETGSLALAIIVTAFTLQDGTSHYMKGLVLLLCYIVIGACFFVQTTPSDQLNDEVHNVMLKPATDAVFRA from the exons ATGGATTCCTCAGAAACTTTCTTGCTAACTTGCAAGAGGTTTTTCTTGGAACCAAGCTTTTCATTCTCTTCCCATCAATTCCTCTTGCTATCATTGCCCATTGTTTTGGTTTTGCAAGA GCAAGTCGCTTGTTACACCGGTCCCACAG TTGGAGGACTTCTGAATGCTACATGTGGGAATGCAACAGAGCTTATCATAGCAATTTTTGCACTTAGTAACAACAAAATTGCTGTGGTCAAGTATTCTCTTCTTGGTTCTATACTTTCAAACCTTCTTTTGGTTCTTGGCACTTCCCTACTTTGTGGTGGCATTGCAAATCTTAGGCAGGAACAAAAATATGAGAGA AGGCAAGCTGATGTGAACTCTCTTATGCTGCTTCTGGGATTGTTGTGCCACATGCTCCCACTGCTGTTCAGATATGGCGGCGGCTCACCGGCTGTGGTGGCCGAGGCATCCTTGAATGTGTCTAGAGCTGCTAGCCTTGTGATGTTGTGTGCTTACTGTGCTTACATTGCCTTCCAACTTTGGACTCACCGGCAACTATTCGAAGCACAAGTAGAT AATGATGATGAAGGTCAAAATGATTCAGAAGAAGCAGTGATAGGTTTCTGGAGTGGGATTGGTTGGCTTGTTGGAATGACTGCAATTATGGATCTCTTGTCTGAATATGTGGTGCAGACTATAGAG GATGCATCAAATTCATGGGGTTTGTCTGTGAGTTTCATCAGCATAATCTTGCTCGCAATCGTTGGCAATGCCGCCGAACATGCTGGAGCTATCATATTTGCTTTCAAGAACAAACTG GACATCACATTAGGTGTTGCTTTGGGGTCTGCAACTCAGATTAGCATGTTTGTG gttccagtgtgtgtgattgttggttGGATTCTTGGCATAAAAATGGacctcaacttcaacctcttggAGACAGGTTCTCTTGCTTTGGCAATAATTGTCACAGCCTTTACATTACAG GATGGAACTTCTCACTACATGAAAGGCCTTGTTCTCCTTCTATGCTACATTGTTATTGGGGCCTGCTTTTTCGTTCAGACAACACCCTCTG ATCAACTTAATGATGAAGTTCATAATGTGATGCTTAAACCAGCAACCGATGCAGTTTTTAGAGCTTAA